A segment of the Candidatus Delongbacteria bacterium genome:
TCTTGTAATTTAGCATTGCCTTGCAAAGCATCGGAAATAACCATTAGATAAGTTACAGGATAAACAGTAAGATCATCTTTAGACGAAGGTTCAGTGTAGTTAATCATTTTTTTATAGGAATCAGCAAAGAATGGAGAATACTCAATCTCTTTAGCAGAGGTGTTTCCACCAATAAATTTAACTTCAACTTTAATGTCAGATAAAACTCTGATTTTTCTTTGTACTGGATTATACTGAACAGGTGTAACACTTAGAGTTGCAACTCCAACACCTCTCATTGTACCATTTTTAACTACATCAGCTGTTTCTGAACCATACCATTTATCTACAAGATATGCATTTGTATCATAAACAAATTTAATATCTTCTGGCTTAGTTGATTTAGAATATGAAGGCTGCATAGGGGATAGCTGACCTTCAATTCCTAATTCATCAAGACTATACTCTTTAACAGAAGTAGAAACTACTGTTACTTCACATTCTGCTCCAGCAGGTGTTTCGATTAACTTACTGAAAGCAGGAAGGGCTGGGGCTCCAATTTCACCACTTTGAATTCCACTGTTGAAATTCAAATCGGTAAATAGTCCTTTTTCATTGTTTAAAACATTTGATACTAGATCTGCAGTATTAATTTGCAGTTCCAAAGAAACGGAATTGTTCTTCGTGATACTATAACCATTCGAACCAGTTCCAACATTTATGTTGGCTGTGAAGGCTATAGATGCTATCAGAAGAAGCAACATTGAGAAAATTTTTCTCATTTGACCTCCTTAGATCCATTGTTTGACATATTTTTAGGCAATTCATTAATAAAATCGTTATTGAATAATAAAATGTCAAGAATTAATAACATTTAATCTTGTAAATATTTATACTAACTTGATAAATAAAAAAAAGTTAGAAACAGCTTCTAACTTTTATAAAAGTGATCTAATTATTTTGGTAGTGTAATTTTTGATTTCCCTTTTTCTTTATGAACTACTTTAAAATTTGGTTCCGGACCTACGGCATACATAAAATCTATTTCTTCTCCAGGATTCATCTTATGAAAATACTTCTCATCTAAAACAGCAGGTCTTTTAAACACGAACTCTAAGTATCCGTTTTCTTTTGAAGAAGATACTAATTTATATGTGTTCTCTTTTTCTTTAACTTTACTATGACTTACTGGTGAAGTTCCGTAATGATGTTCAAATACAACTTCATCACCATCGATGTATCCCATGTAAATCTCTCCATCTTTCATCTTATTAGTTTGTCCAAATCCTACAGCAATCCATCCATCAGATTTACCTTTAAACTTAATTTGAAATTCGTCGCTATCTTTAAGATATTCAATTTCAGTATTAAAGGTATTTGCCTTATTGCTGTAAACACCCTTTGCTCCTTCCACAGAATACTCAGCAGATAAAATTCCTAAAAAGAGTAATGTGATCATAAGAACTATTTTTTTCATAGAAACTCCTATTCTAATTCGACTTCACTATCCTGAGGGTGAATTCCCACAGCATGTTTATAAACCATTAAACCACCAGTATGCCCACCAAAAGACATAACCGATACACTTAAAATTGAAACTAATAGATAAATCATTAGGCTTGATTTTTTTTCTGGTACTTCTAATCTATTGAAAAACCTCCACAACAAAAGAACCCCAAATAATGAAATTGAGATGAAGGCAGCTGCTTTATGATATGTTAAAAGCTCGGCAGATTTTTCATTAAAATTTGCATATGGACCGTTTACTGCTA
Coding sequences within it:
- a CDS encoding DUF2231 domain-containing protein, whose translation is MIEEIANDILSNLHPITVHFPIALLTVSVLFEVLSAFTNVSSFKITAKWTFLTGYVSLLLVLGTGLLAVNGPYANFNEKSAELLTYHKAAAFISISLFGVLLLWRFFNRLEVPEKKSSLMIYLLVSILSVSVMSFGGHTGGLMVYKHAVGIHPQDSEVELE